Genomic segment of Streptomyces sp. NA02950:
CGCCCCGCCCGAGCGGGCGACGAACCGCTTCCCGGAGTCCTCGGGGGCGAGCCAGCCGCCCGCCCCGTGGAGTAGCAGCCCGGTGCCGAGCGCGAGCCGCTGCCCGGCCGTACGGGACCACTCGACCGCGGCCGCCGCCATCTCGCGGGCGTTCACAGCAGCCCCACCGTCCAGTCACCGGCCGCGGAGACGACTGGCGAGAGGACGAACCCTGCGGCTCCGGCGACACCGGACGACAGGCCCAGCGAGATGCCGCAGACGAGGTTGAAGAAGATGTCCCAGCGGAAGCCGCGCTTGCGGGTCCACACGGCCACCAGCACCACCGTGGCGATGATGACCACCGCGTGCCCACCGTCGCTCAGGACGAGGTTGGAGTGCCGGGTGACGTTCGGGGAATCGCCGCCCACACCGTGCTTAAGTGCGGCGTCGCCGATCGCGGAGGAGCCCCACAGACCGACGTCGGCCCCGCGGCCGAGGATTCCCCCGGCGGACAGGATGAGCAGCACCCCGTAGAGCGCGGTGATGAAGAACGGGACGAGGTCCTTGAGCGCGGCGAGGTTGCGCTTCTTGTGGCCGGTCCACCAGCGGGTGACGTTCCATGCGGCGATGGACAGACCGACCGTGACGCCGCCGAGGCTGACGACGTTGTGCGTGAAGTTCATGATGTTCCTCAGTGCGAGAGCGCGGCGAAGCTGGCCGCGGCGAGGGAGAGAACGAGAGCGGTGGTGCCGAGCACGGGCACCAGGGCGCGGCGGTCGACGGCGGCCAGGAGGCCGAGGGCGACCGCCGCGCCGCCCGCGAAGAGCGCGAGCAGCACGACGGGTGCCTTCCGTCAGGTGGGTGCGAGGGCGGCGCGGCGTACGCGCCGGCCGTAGGAGTCGGACGCGTCGAGCCGCTTGCCGATGGCGGTTCCGGTCAGTTCCGGTTCCGTGGCCAGCCAGCCGCGAGCGGTCTGCACGTGGCGAGCGAATCGGCCCGCGTCGGTGTCCTCGGCGGGCTCGTCGGACCGATCGGAACCGCGCTCGGTTCCGCCGGTTCCGCCCGCCGGTTCCGGTGTCTCGTCCGGCTCGGCCTCGGGGTGCTGCTTCGGCTGGTCAGCGTCGGTTCCGGTGCTGGTTCCGCCGTGGTTCCGCTCCAGCTCGGCGAGGGCGACGAACGGGCCGAGCACGGGCACGCTCGGGGTCGTCTCGACCGCCGCCGGAACTGGCCGGGCCTTGATCGGTTCCGGCACCGGTTCCGCCGGAACGGGCGGGACGTAGATCGGTTCCGCTACCGGTTCCGGCAGGGGTCCAGAACTGGACACCTCGCTCGGACCGCGGCCCGCCCGGAGCGCGTGCACCCGCCACAGAACCACCGGAGCGATCGCCGAGACAGCCACCACCAGCCACGGCGACACCGCGAGCATGCCGCCCTGCATCAGGTGCGCCGCAGCGTTCGTAGCGACCATCAGTAGCACCGGAGGGAACACCTCCCGGCCCACGTCCATGGCCCGCAGCGCGTACGCATCGATGGCGACGGGCAGGCCCGCGGCCACCAAATCGGCGTAGCCGCAGCGTTGGGCGAGGAACCATTCCCCGTGCGCGGAGATGGCGATGCACGCGGCCATGGCGATCCAGCCGAGGAAGTCACGGTCCCCCTGGCGGTTCCTCACCGGCCTCCCTCCTCGCGGAGAAGTGCGGCGAGATGACCGGCGAGCGCGTGGAGCTGGGCGCCGTGCCGGATCAGGGACTCGGCGATGCCGTGCAGCTGCGCAGGATCGGACGGGTAGAAGTCGCCGTCCAGCCCGACGTTGACGAACGGCCGGCGGCCGGGCTCCCGCTGCTCGGTGAACGGCCGCTGCTCCAGGAAGGCGGGCATGAGGTAGACCGTGCCGCGGCTGGTGCCGAGGGTGAGGCCGGTCTCGGGGCCCTCGTGGAAGAGGTCGACGCGGTACCCACCGTCCTCGTGGCGGGCGGTGCACCAGGGCGGGCAGGTGAGGGTGACGGCGCCGTGATCGCGGGTCTGCACGGTGACCGTGCGGGGCGCGCTCACTGCTGGCCCTCGGCGTTGGTGCGCGACTGGCCAAAGGCGCGGTAGCCGGTGGGCGGGTGCTCGGCGAGGCGAGCGCGCAGGTAGTCGGCGGACCATCCGGGGTCGTCGCCGCGCTGGAGGACGCCGCGGAGGGCGATCGTCGCGTGCATGGCCCGGTTGGCCATCAGTCGGTCGTGGATCTCGGCGTCGCCAACCGTGGCCGGGGCCGGGATGTCGAGCGCTTCGAGGACGGCGCGCAGCAACTCGGCCGCGGGCTCGGGGATGTTGTGGCTCACTGGGCACCACCGTTCGCCTGCCAGTCGGCGCGGGCCTGGACGAGCTGGGCGTGGACGGCACGCAGCTGGTCGACGTGTGCGGCGAGCTTGTCGATGACCGCACCGAACTCGTCCGGGCCCATGGGGCCGGTCCAGAAGTCCTGGTCCCCGATCATCTGCATGTTGACGTGCGGGATGCGCTGCTCGGCCTCGTCGGCGTGGGGGATCACGGCGACGTCGGCGATGAGGACCAGGTCCTCATACGTCTCGCGGCTCTCGGTGAGGACCAGGGGCATGGCGACGTGGTCGCTCTGGTGCCAGATGTCGGACGGGTGGATAGTGCTTTCCGTCTCCCGCTGGTGGATCTCTGTCGTGGTGCACCAGGTGGGGCAGGTCTCCGTGTGCTCGTCGCCGTCGTGCGTGCGCATCGTCCAGGTGGGCGGCGCGGCGGGCTGCGGGGCAGCGGGCGCGCCCTGCTCGATGGCAGCGAGCTGATCGGCGAGCCGATCGAATCCGCATGCCCCGTGACGCATGCGGGAAGCGAGCTGCCGGAGCCCGGCCGAGTTGGTGTCAACGTCTGAGTTGGCCGAGGCGTAGACCGCCGCGACCGTGCGCGGGGTGGGGTCGTCGTTGGTGAACAGCTCGGCGGTGATCAGGGGTTCACGGGCACCGGGCGCGGTGATCCGGACCGGGCTGCTCTCCACCCTGGCGGGGGTGTCGGCGAGGAACTGGGCGATGACCGGGAACTGCGCGTCAACGGACCGGCGCACGGTCTCCCGCTCGGCAGCCTCGGCGTTGAGCTGGCGGGAGTCGGCGAGCGCAGCCGAGCCGGTCAGAGTCGGAAACAGCCTGCGGGCGTCGGCGTCGGCGAGCAGTTCGCCGAGCGGCACGGCCGGGGCCAGAGCGGTGCAGTGCGTGGGGGTCTGTACGGTGATGCTCATGGTGCGGACTCCTTGCTTGGAAGGGTCCGGCCGTAGGCCCCGGATCAGGTGTTTGCCCACCTTCCGGGGCCGCCCCGTTCTCGTACACATGCCGTACATATGAGAGCGGGATAAGCCGGGATGACTCGGGATGCGTCGGGACGCGAAATCCCAGGTCAACCGGCCTGTGAGGGTCTTTCCGCTGGTAGCTCAGCCACCCCTGACGCTCTTGTAAAGCGAAGGTCGTCGGTTCGAACCCGACAGTCGGCTCTGTGTCTGAGCAGGGACGAAGCCCCGGACGATCTTTCGTCCGGGGCTTTTGACATCTACAAGTGACATCAACGCGAGAGAGAGCTGCCGCCCTGGGGTGGTGAGCGGCAAGGCCACAAGGCGACCGATGAGACGAGCGCGTTGGGCGCGGGGGCGACGGCCAGACGGAGCCGGTGCCAGCGCAGCGCGGCCAGGCAGATCAGGGGGAGGGGCACCGGCCGGATCTTCCCCGTCTTGGTGGTGTCCTGGTACAGCTCACCGCCGATGCGCTGCACCTGGTTCCCAACACGGATCACCCGCTTGTCCAGGTCCACGTCAGACCACCGCAGCCCCAGCACCTCCCCGCGCCGCAGCCCCATCGCGATAGCGAGCACGAAGGCCGCGTACAGCGGGTCGCGGCGCGCCTTTTCCAGGAACCGCAGTGTCTCGTCCAGAGACCACGGTGTTGTCTCGCGGCTGTTCACCTTCGGGGCCTCCACGAGGGACGCGACGTTGCGGGTGACGAGTTCTTCACGACAGGCGGCGGTGAGGGCGGTACGCAGCACGCGGTGAGCTTCCTTGGCCGTGGCGGCCGTCGTCTTGCGCGCCAGTTCGGCGAGGAACGTCCGGAGGTGTCGAACACTGAGGGACTCCAGCCGTTTGGCCCCGAGCATGGGCAGCAGGTACAGCCGTATATGCATCGCGTACTTGCTGTACGTGGTCCGCTTCCGGTTCGGCCTAATCACGTTGTCCAGCCAGTACGGCAGCCATTCGGAGAGCTTGGCGGAACGGGTCGGCACGGGGATGCCGCCGTCGCCCTTGGCCAGCAGCTCCCGGCGCTTGTTGTCGCACTCGGTCCAGGTCTTGCCGTACGCGAACTTCCGGGCACGGGTGCCGTCCGGCTGGAGCACGTACACCGCGCACTGGTACCGGCCGTCCTTGCGCTTAGTGATCGTGCCAGCGCCATTGGGATTGCGCTTGCGCTGCGTAGACATCAGGCGGCCGCCTCCAGTTCGTTGGCGATGTAGTCGCGGACGGCCCGAGCCGGGATGCGGCGGCAGCGGCCGATGGTGAGTGAGGGCAGGCGGCGGGAACGGATGAGGTCGTAGACGGTGGAGCGGCCGAGTCGCAGCCGAGCCATCACTTCGCGCACGGTCAACAGCTCGTCTTCATGCATGTGTTGGATCTCCTTCCGTTCCGGGGGCGGGGGTGATGGTGGCGGTGAGCCATTCCTCGGCGGCGGTGAGGCCGGTTCCTGCGTAGACCCAGTGGGCGAGGACGAGAGTGGTCTCCTCGTTCTCCAGCTCGGTGGCTGCTTGGGCACGTCGCCAAGTGGCGCGGGCGTCGCGGAGGGCGCCGAGGGTGGTGGAGTAGCGACGGGACTTGGTTGAGAAGTGGCCCCGGAAGCCGAGCATGTGAGCCCAGGCACGGAGCCGGAGGTGTTCCAGGTCCTTGCGGGCGCCGAGGGCCCAGGCGGTGCGGATGAGGCGGCGGGCGTGGTCGGTGATGTCGAGCTGGGCGATCTCGGCGATGAGCCGTATCGGCCTGTCCAGGGCACCGGTGGCGGTCTCGGCGCCCTTGGTCGCGTACTTGGCGATGTACGCGGCAACGGCCCGATCGGTCAGCTCCTGGCCACCGTTGAAGTCGGCGCCCCGGATGGGTCGTACGTCGAGCTGGTCCCCGAAGGCGAAGGTGTGGGCCCGGCCATCGATGACCGGGCCAGTGATCTGTGCCCTGGTCGTGGTGTCGGTCGCGGCGGCGCGGATCGCGTCGGTCAGCAACTCGGCCGTGGCCCAGGCCGGGGGCGGGGTGCCGCCGCCGTCGGGACCGTCGAGGCGGATCACGGCGTGGAAGTGGACGGCACCGCGCTTCTGGTACTCGGCGACCTTGGCGAAGGACAGCCGAGCGTGGTCACGGAACGTGCGTTGGGTGAGCCCGACCCGCTTGGCGACCTCCCGCCGCAGGTAGATCGAGAACCGCCGCCACAGCAGCCCCGCGTGGGCGTTCCAGAGAACCGCGGCTTCGTAGTCGTAGGTGGCTGGGTTGAGCGGGGTGCCGACCTCATCGTCTTCCTGGTCGTGGCGTGTGCCGCAGCGGCATGGGCGGTGGGTACCGGCGGGGCCGGTGGGGCGGTTGTGGACGGGGCCGAAGCTGGGCGCGGTGAAGGTGGCGAAGACGCGCGGTGCGTGGCGACGCCTTCCGGGGTGCCTTTGCCGCCGCGTAGTCCGGCGGTGATCAGGTGGAAGGTGTCGCGGCGGTAGGTCTCGGCGCAGGCCGGGCAGCGGGTGATGCGGCGGTTGTTGCAGCGGACCAGCAGATGCCCGGCGGGCAGCTCGGCGGAGTCCAGGTGACGGAGGACGCGGCCGATCTCGCCGGTTTCCCGGTTCACCTCGTGCTCGGTGCGGTGGCCGTCGAGGCGGATGGGGTGGGTGCAGCCGCCGAGTCCGGAGAGTTGGCGGAGCAGGGCTGGCAGGTTGCCGAGCGCCGCCAGGTTGCCGAGCTGGGACAGCGGTGGCGGGGTGGTGCGGGTGATGATGGGGACACCTCTTTCGGCTGTGGTCGGGAGGGGTTGGGCTGCCGGGGCGGCGGATGCTTGGCGGTATCGAGGCCGCCCCGGCAGTCGTGCTCGTGTGGGTCAGCGGCGGCGCTGGCTGGTGAGCAGCGAGCGCATGACGACGGCGGCCACGGTGACGGAGATGGCCGTGACGGCGACGGCGGCCAGGAGCGCGGTCAGGACGATGCCGACCGTGACCACGGCCCCGACGGTTCCGGCGTTGAGCCCGAGCAGCGGTGTCCGGGGAGCGGGCGCGGGGGTGTTCTGGCACGCGCAGGCCGGGGCGTGGTGGTGCTGGGCCGCCGGGGCAGTCGGGCCGGGCACGTGGACGGTGGGCAGCGTGGGGGCCTCGGGGTACGATGCACGAGGCCCGATTACACGGCATCCGATCGGTCAAGATCTTCGCCGAGTCCACCCGACGCGGCGCCACAGGCGAGATCTCGCTCATGCCCGACGCACTCATGGCCCAGGCCGTCCGCGCCGCGAAGGACGCGGAACCCGACCTCGCAGTCATGACGGAGACGTGCCTCTGCTCATACACCGACTCCGGACTCTGCTACCTCACCGACGTACACGGCCGCCCGGACATCCCCGCCACGGTCGACGTCACCGCCCGGCAGGCCGTCGCACACGCAGCGGCAGGCGCCGACATCGTGGGTCCGGCCTCCATGGTGCTCGGCACCACGCAAGGCGCCCGCACCGCGCTGAACGATCAGGGGCACGGCAACGTCTCCGTCATGCCGCACGTGATCTTCTGGAGCAGCCTGTACGACGGCTTCCGACGCACCATGGGCGCCACCCCCAAGGCAGGCGTCGACCGCGAGTTCCAGATCAATCCGGGCAAGCCCGAGCAGTTCATCGACGCGGCCCTCCAGCTCGTCCAAGAAGGCGCCGACATGCTCCTGCTGGAGCCCGCCATGTTCACCGTCGACGTGCTGACCCGCCTGAAGCAGCACACCCGGGCGCCGCTCTTCCCGTTCTCGGTGTCCGGCGAGTACACCGCGCTCACGTCCCTCGACGCCAGGACCGGCCGACGAGACGTGCGCAGGCTCATCGAACTCTTCACCATGCTGAAGCGAGCCGGAGCCGACGCCAGCGTCACGTACGCGGCGCTGGACATCGCCCGGCAGCTCAGCGGCTAAACCGCAGCCTCGGCCCGTATGTCGCCGAGGATAGAACGCGCGTCCTGGCCGATCAGCTCTCCGGCCAGGG
This window contains:
- a CDS encoding helix-turn-helix domain-containing protein; the protein is MHEDELLTVREVMARLRLGRSTVYDLIRSRRLPSLTIGRCRRIPARAVRDYIANELEAAA
- a CDS encoding porphobilinogen synthase codes for the protein MHEARLHGIRSVKIFAESTRRGATGEISLMPDALMAQAVRAAKDAEPDLAVMTETCLCSYTDSGLCYLTDVHGRPDIPATVDVTARQAVAHAAAGADIVGPASMVLGTTQGARTALNDQGHGNVSVMPHVIFWSSLYDGFRRTMGATPKAGVDREFQINPGKPEQFIDAALQLVQEGADMLLLEPAMFTVDVLTRLKQHTRAPLFPFSVSGEYTALTSLDARTGRRDVRRLIELFTMLKRAGADASVTYAALDIARQLSG